Proteins co-encoded in one Clarias gariepinus isolate MV-2021 ecotype Netherlands chromosome 13, CGAR_prim_01v2, whole genome shotgun sequence genomic window:
- the ikzf5 gene encoding zinc finger protein Pegasus, with product MGEEKPETLDFVKDFQEYLSQQTQHVNMISGSVSGVKDTEDVPADLEHNGLDHAPVDISLEDGSNMLVDGFERTYDGKLKCRYCNYASRGTARLIEHIRIHTGEKPHRCHLCPFASAYERHLESHMRSHTGEKPYKCELCAFRCSDRSNLSHHRRRRHKILPTKGNRSAPPSHRRTISALSKRGGAFGYGRRILVDLGLHRKNDADNTGGANDERNDLHSPYVSLASKDVEKNDLEHNPLNQLSALAGQLSNLPSETPASPGADSLPEEKPSFLIQPSSAMSSNVSCPIVTLTSTPDIRDTSHGGQCSDRTSTPSNSGTNSQPGTPNPSHEPQLLQHCPHCHIYFPDNVLYTIHMGCHGYENPFQCNICGHRCRNRYDFACHFARGQHKQ from the exons ATGGGCGAGGAGAAGCCGGAGACGCTGGATTTCGTGAAGGACTTTCAGGAGTATCTGAGCCAACAAACCCAACATGTGAACATGATCTCAGGCTCTGTCAGTGGTGTGAAGGACACGGAGGACGTCCCAGCAG ATCTAGAGCATAATGGTCTGGACCATGCACCGGTGGACATTTCTCTCGAGGACGGGTCCAACATGCTCGTGGACGGGTTTGAGAGGACGTACGACGGGAAGCTAAAGTGTCGTTATTGTAACTATGCCAGTAGAGGAACGGCGCGGCTCATAGAGCACATCCGCATCCACACAG GTGAAAAGCCTCATCGTTGTCATCTTTGTCCCTTTGCCTCAGCGTATGAGCGTCACCTGGAGTCCCACATGCGCTCTCACACCGGTGAGAAACCATACAAATGCGAGCTGTGCGCATTCCGTTGCAGTGACCGCAGCAACCTCTCGCACCACCGCCGCCGGCGACACAAAATCCTCCCCACTAAGGGCAACCGCTCAGCCCCTCCTTCCCACCGCCGGACAATCTCAGCACTGTCCAAACGGGGCGGAGCTTTTGGGTATGGTCGCCGTATCCTAGTCGACCTAGGCCTACACAGGAAAAACGACGCAGACAACACCGGCGGTGCTAACGACGAGAGAAACGACCTGCACAGTCCCTATGTCAGCTTGGCCTCAAAAGACGTTGAGAAAAACGATTTGGAACACAACCCACTCAATCAACTCTCTGCTTTGGCCGGGCAGCTTTCCAATCTCCCTTCAGAGACGCCGGCTTCTCCCGGTGCAGACTCACTCCCCGAAGAAAAGCCCTCTTTTCTTATACAGCCTTCATCAGCCATGTCCAGCAATGTCTCTTGTCCCATTGTGACGCTTACATCAACGCCGGACATTCGGGACACATCCCATGGGGGGCAGTGCAGCGACCGTACAAGCACGCCCAGTAACAGCGGCACCAACAGCCAGCCAGGAACGCCAAACCCGAGTCACGAGCCCCAGCTTCTCCAGCACTGCCCCCACTGCCACATCTACTTTCCGGATAACGTCCTATACACCATTCACATGGGTTGCCATGGCTACGAAAACCCCTTCCAGTGTAACATTTGCGGCCACAGGTGCAGAAACAGGTACGACTTTGCCTGCCACTTCGCCCGAGGACAACACAAACAGTAA